A DNA window from Pedobacter africanus contains the following coding sequences:
- a CDS encoding competence/damage-inducible protein A, protein MLAEIITIGDEILIGQVVDTNSAWMAKQLNLIGIRVKQITSVSDDADHITEALKLAEKRADIILMTGGLGPTKDDITKITLARYFNMELRRDQATLDHVTDIFTRFNRPMIDMNRKQADVPDGCTVIQNKNGTAPCMWFENQGRIIVSLPGVPFEMMYLMEEEILPRLQQAFKMPAILHKTILTAGIGESFLAVELEEIENSLPAHIKLAYLPKLGQIRLRLSGSGADEELLSKEIEHYVQLIINKAGKYVVIDQDIALEKALLTIMQERKLTLSTAESCTGGHIAQLITQHPGCSAVFAGGAVTYSNALKMSVLGVKASTLDAHGAVSEQTVKEMALGAIHQFKTDYAVAVSGVAGPDGGTEQKPVGTVWIAVATKQNVTARMFNFSGRRLQNIERSAVAALTMVLNELKQDVA, encoded by the coding sequence ATGCTAGCTGAAATTATAACCATTGGTGACGAAATACTGATTGGTCAGGTTGTGGATACCAATTCTGCCTGGATGGCTAAACAACTGAATCTGATTGGCATCAGGGTAAAACAGATTACATCAGTGTCCGACGACGCAGATCACATTACAGAGGCCCTGAAACTGGCCGAAAAACGGGCGGATATCATTTTAATGACAGGCGGCTTAGGGCCTACTAAAGATGACATCACCAAAATCACACTGGCCAGGTATTTTAATATGGAGCTCAGAAGGGACCAGGCTACATTGGATCACGTGACAGATATCTTCACACGTTTCAACAGGCCGATGATCGACATGAACCGTAAGCAGGCTGATGTGCCGGATGGCTGTACGGTAATCCAGAATAAAAATGGCACGGCACCTTGTATGTGGTTTGAAAATCAGGGCCGTATTATTGTGTCTTTGCCTGGTGTGCCATTTGAGATGATGTACCTGATGGAAGAAGAAATTCTGCCCCGTCTGCAGCAGGCCTTTAAAATGCCTGCTATTCTCCATAAAACCATATTGACTGCAGGCATAGGCGAATCTTTCCTTGCTGTTGAACTGGAAGAGATAGAAAACAGTTTGCCAGCACATATTAAACTTGCCTATCTGCCCAAATTGGGCCAGATCAGGTTAAGGTTAAGTGGCAGCGGAGCAGATGAGGAACTGCTAAGCAAGGAAATTGAACATTATGTGCAACTCATCATTAACAAGGCAGGGAAATATGTAGTGATTGATCAGGACATTGCGCTCGAAAAGGCATTGTTGACGATTATGCAAGAACGAAAGCTGACCTTATCTACTGCTGAAAGCTGTACAGGCGGACATATTGCGCAATTGATTACCCAGCATCCGGGCTGTTCGGCTGTATTCGCAGGTGGGGCCGTTACTTACTCCAATGCTTTGAAAATGTCTGTGCTTGGCGTAAAAGCTTCAACACTGGATGCCCATGGAGCAGTAAGTGAGCAGACCGTAAAAGAAATGGCTTTAGGCGCAATCCATCAATTTAAAACAGATTATGCTGTTGCAGTAAGCGGAGTTGCTGGCCCCGACGGCGGAACCGAGCAGAAACCGGTTGGAACAGTGTGGATTGCAGTGGCAACTAAACAAAACGTAACTGCCAGGATGTTCAATTTTAGCGGGCGCAGGTTACAGAATATTGAGCGCTCCGCAGTGGCTGCGCTAACGATGGTTTTGAATGAGCTGAAACAAGATGTGGCTTAA
- a CDS encoding N-acetylmuramoyl-L-alanine amidase family protein — translation MKNIPLLRPNAILIVFISFIFIILSNYQAFTQEYKIKTIVIDAGHGGRDGSTRGLYSTEKDVALKTALHLGAAIEANMKDVKVIYTRTTDVFIPLYERIAIANNAKADLFISIHCNDMPVHKSTVISGYKKGKKGKKTPIYETVYRKSTSTRGVETFVSGMGRMNEQDEVIKRENAAIFLEDNYKENYEGFDPNNPENYIILSLMKNTFRTQSLKLAKLVQDQYVSVGRIDRGVQEKSLAVLARAGMPAILTEIGFISNPDEENYMNSEAGQNEITECLLKAIQNYRKGIEG, via the coding sequence ATGAAAAATATACCATTGCTTAGACCAAATGCAATTTTGATCGTATTTATTTCTTTTATTTTTATTATCCTGTCTAATTACCAAGCATTTACACAAGAATACAAAATAAAAACTATAGTTATAGATGCAGGTCATGGAGGGCGTGACGGCTCTACTCGGGGTTTGTATTCTACCGAAAAAGATGTGGCCCTGAAAACAGCGTTACACCTGGGTGCGGCTATAGAAGCCAACATGAAAGATGTTAAGGTCATCTATACCCGGACAACCGATGTATTTATCCCGCTTTATGAGCGGATTGCCATTGCCAATAATGCCAAAGCTGATCTTTTTATATCTATTCACTGTAACGATATGCCAGTTCATAAATCAACGGTTATCAGTGGATACAAAAAAGGCAAAAAGGGTAAAAAAACACCCATTTATGAAACCGTTTACCGCAAAAGCACTTCAACACGCGGAGTGGAAACCTTTGTATCGGGTATGGGTCGGATGAATGAACAGGACGAAGTGATCAAAAGGGAAAACGCAGCCATATTTCTGGAAGACAATTATAAAGAGAACTATGAAGGTTTTGACCCTAACAACCCGGAAAATTACATTATCCTTTCGCTGATGAAAAACACTTTCCGGACGCAGAGTTTAAAACTAGCGAAACTGGTGCAGGATCAGTATGTAAGTGTTGGGCGTATAGACAGGGGCGTACAGGAAAAGAGCCTTGCTGTACTGGCACGCGCAGGCATGCCCGCCATTCTAACAGAAATTGGTTTCATCAGCAATCCTGATGAAGAGAATTATATGAACTCTGAAGCCGGACAAAACGAAATTACGGAATGCTTATTGAAGGCTATTCAGAATTACCGGAAAGGAATTGAAGGATAA
- a CDS encoding dihydrolipoamide acetyltransferase family protein translates to MAQYELLLPKMGESVAEATIIKWVKQPGDQVSLDDTILEIATDKVDSEVPSPVSGKLVKQLFKEDDIVQVGAIIALIETDAAASVDTEIKVGTPVVSAEPVAEIILENIPGTEQLPADFISDRFYSPLVKNIAAQERISVNELDSITGTGAEGRLTKDDLLNYVKSKKGGSPVAAAPVNKSQPEPVKAAASPEIPQQSPKATAQPAAPSMGGAEEIVEMDRMRKLIAEHMVMSKQTSPHVTSFVEADVTNMVMWREKVKRNFEKRENEKITFTPIFVEAVSKAIKDFPMINVSVNGTQIIKKKDINIGMAAALPSGNLIVPVIKNADELNLLGLTKAVNDLAGRARASKLKPDETQNGTFTLTNVGSFGNVMGTPIINQPQVAILAVGAIKKKPAVLETEFGDVIAIRHMMFLSLSYDHRVVDGALGGSFVRRVADYLENWDVNREL, encoded by the coding sequence ATGGCTCAATACGAATTATTGTTACCTAAAATGGGGGAGAGCGTTGCGGAGGCAACCATTATTAAATGGGTTAAACAGCCCGGCGATCAGGTGAGCCTGGACGATACGATCCTGGAGATCGCTACGGATAAGGTTGATTCTGAAGTACCATCACCGGTTTCAGGTAAATTGGTAAAGCAATTATTTAAAGAAGACGATATTGTACAGGTAGGTGCAATAATTGCCCTCATAGAAACTGATGCAGCAGCTTCAGTTGATACGGAAATTAAAGTGGGAACGCCTGTGGTTTCAGCTGAGCCGGTTGCGGAAATCATTCTGGAAAATATTCCGGGAACTGAGCAGCTTCCTGCTGATTTTATATCAGACAGGTTCTATTCTCCGCTGGTAAAAAATATTGCTGCGCAAGAGAGGATTTCCGTTAACGAATTGGATAGCATTACAGGAACCGGTGCTGAAGGACGTTTAACAAAAGACGACCTGTTAAATTATGTGAAAAGTAAAAAAGGCGGTAGCCCTGTTGCCGCTGCCCCGGTAAATAAATCCCAGCCCGAGCCTGTGAAAGCTGCGGCCTCACCGGAAATACCTCAACAAAGTCCAAAAGCTACAGCCCAGCCTGCGGCACCCAGCATGGGCGGAGCAGAGGAGATTGTTGAAATGGACAGGATGCGCAAACTGATTGCCGAACATATGGTCATGAGTAAACAGACCTCACCACATGTAACCTCTTTTGTTGAAGCCGATGTGACCAATATGGTAATGTGGCGTGAGAAGGTTAAAAGGAATTTTGAAAAACGTGAAAACGAAAAAATTACCTTTACACCTATTTTCGTTGAAGCGGTAAGTAAAGCCATAAAAGATTTTCCGATGATCAACGTATCTGTAAATGGTACCCAGATCATCAAGAAGAAAGACATCAATATAGGTATGGCAGCTGCTTTGCCAAGTGGTAACCTGATTGTTCCGGTCATCAAAAATGCAGATGAATTGAACCTGCTGGGGCTAACCAAAGCAGTTAATGACCTGGCAGGACGTGCCCGTGCTTCAAAACTAAAACCAGACGAAACCCAGAATGGTACTTTTACTTTAACGAACGTAGGGTCTTTTGGTAATGTGATGGGCACGCCGATCATCAATCAGCCTCAGGTAGCTATCCTTGCAGTTGGCGCCATTAAAAAGAAACCTGCAGTTCTGGAAACGGAATTTGGCGATGTCATTGCCATCAGGCACATGATGTTCCTGTCGCTTTCCTACGATCACAGGGTTGTAGATGGGGCTTTAGGGGGCTCTTTTGTACGCAGGGTAGCAGATTACCTGGAGAACTGGGATGTGAACAGGGAACTATAA
- a CDS encoding putative LPS assembly protein LptD, with the protein MKLLRYIIFLKTILLLTSVSNHAFAFYSFSSFQVVQQIDTIKKDTTKKETVRKPGLQTNPKDTTASEKIQYTAKDSIAFSKDSSVVYMYGKARVIYQGLELDAEFIKYDNKTNLIYARGTTDAKGKYIGRPIFKMEGQGTSLADSLVFNTVTKAGNIWGVYTEQEGGFFTGGKAKKQPDDEIHSKGQTYSTCNLPHPHFGIHFTKAIVTENQIIAGPLYLKIEDIPLPLGLPFAFFPKPNKKSSGIILPSPGEDYSRGFFLRDGGYYLGLSDYWDAKITGTIYSYGSFDTNIASNYTKRYKHNGNINFRYAYTKNGTEGTKDFSKGRDFRINWSHQQNANAKPGTTFSASVDAGTSLYDQRTGAGGTYDPNMTARNTFGSSISYSRTFGNGIQMTSALRHNQETQTRNVSLTLPDVTLSVPTFNPFDSKKRVGEQKWYQKITVGYNMQATNQISSPDSLLFRRETLKKFRNGVQHTIPINMAFNVLKYFNFNVGTSYTEKWHFQSIRKTYAKVPGKSDAVFIDTIPGFNRSGQYGISGGLSTKVYSTAQFKNLGNFKALRHVMTPSVSFNYTPDFSDVSKGNYKYAYYQNGEQVFERDYKGNIVPLKYSIHESSQYGGPGIGKSASMSFSLDNIVEAKVLSAKDTTGTGEKKIPIIQGLSINGSYNFLAENFKLSDLNFSGRSQFTDKLGINYYGTLNPYLYEDYTNELTGARERRKIDRYTWTQGKFPRLTNFGFSFNYSLNPEALKRKNETEDKLKEQANRGGMTPEQAEALALVSRDPNAFVDFNIPWNFAFAYTFNYRTDEVSRNGTVTNTLNFNGDANITPKWKVTFSSGWDFQRKTISQTNFSIYRDLHCWDMSFTWVPFGFYQSYSVDIKVKASILQDLKLSKRKGFYTRF; encoded by the coding sequence TTGAAACTTTTACGCTACATCATTTTTTTAAAAACGATTCTTTTATTAACATCTGTTAGTAACCATGCTTTTGCATTTTATTCTTTTTCAAGCTTTCAGGTTGTACAGCAAATAGATACCATAAAAAAGGATACTACAAAAAAAGAGACTGTCAGGAAGCCGGGGTTGCAAACCAACCCAAAAGATACTACTGCTTCCGAGAAAATCCAGTATACGGCCAAAGATTCCATAGCATTTAGTAAAGACAGCAGTGTGGTCTATATGTACGGAAAAGCCAGGGTGATTTACCAGGGGCTGGAACTGGACGCCGAATTTATTAAATATGACAACAAGACCAATTTAATTTACGCCCGTGGAACTACGGATGCAAAGGGGAAATATATTGGCAGGCCTATTTTTAAAATGGAAGGGCAGGGAACCTCGCTGGCCGACTCACTGGTATTCAATACCGTAACCAAGGCCGGAAATATCTGGGGTGTATACACCGAACAGGAAGGCGGTTTTTTTACCGGAGGTAAAGCCAAAAAGCAACCCGACGACGAGATTCATAGTAAAGGGCAAACTTACAGTACCTGTAATTTACCACATCCGCATTTCGGGATTCATTTTACCAAGGCCATTGTAACGGAAAACCAGATCATTGCCGGGCCTCTCTACCTGAAAATAGAGGACATTCCCCTGCCTCTTGGATTGCCTTTTGCATTTTTCCCTAAACCCAATAAAAAAAGCTCGGGGATCATACTGCCCAGTCCGGGCGAGGATTACAGCCGGGGTTTCTTTTTAAGGGATGGAGGGTATTACCTTGGTTTGAGCGACTATTGGGATGCCAAAATTACCGGAACAATCTACTCCTACGGCTCATTTGATACCAACATTGCATCCAACTATACCAAAAGGTATAAACACAATGGCAACATTAACTTCAGGTACGCCTATACCAAGAACGGTACGGAAGGAACGAAGGATTTCAGTAAAGGAAGGGATTTCCGCATCAACTGGAGCCACCAGCAAAATGCCAATGCCAAGCCGGGGACGACTTTTTCCGCGTCTGTTGATGCAGGAACGTCATTGTATGACCAGCGGACAGGGGCCGGTGGAACCTACGATCCGAACATGACTGCAAGAAATACTTTCGGATCCAGTATTTCCTACAGCAGAACATTTGGTAACGGGATCCAGATGACCAGTGCTTTGCGGCACAACCAGGAAACTCAGACGAGAAATGTAAGTCTGACCCTGCCGGATGTTACCTTGTCTGTGCCTACATTTAATCCTTTCGATTCTAAAAAAAGGGTGGGTGAGCAGAAATGGTACCAGAAAATTACGGTGGGTTACAACATGCAGGCCACCAACCAGATCAGCTCACCTGATTCCTTACTGTTCAGAAGAGAAACCCTTAAAAAGTTCAGAAACGGGGTACAGCATACCATTCCCATCAATATGGCTTTCAATGTGCTGAAGTATTTTAACTTTAACGTAGGTACATCCTACACCGAAAAATGGCACTTCCAGTCTATCCGGAAAACCTATGCCAAAGTACCAGGTAAATCGGATGCTGTTTTTATAGATACGATACCAGGTTTTAACCGTTCCGGCCAATACGGTATCAGCGGCGGGCTTTCCACAAAAGTTTACTCAACTGCGCAGTTCAAAAACCTGGGCAACTTTAAAGCATTGCGTCATGTAATGACCCCAAGCGTAAGCTTTAATTATACGCCCGATTTTTCTGATGTCAGCAAGGGCAATTATAAATACGCTTATTACCAGAACGGAGAGCAGGTGTTTGAAAGGGATTATAAGGGGAATATCGTTCCGCTTAAATATTCTATCCACGAATCTTCACAATACGGCGGTCCTGGTATCGGAAAATCTGCATCTATGAGCTTCTCCCTGGACAATATAGTGGAAGCAAAGGTTTTATCAGCTAAAGACACAACAGGTACCGGAGAGAAGAAAATTCCGATCATTCAGGGTTTGAGCATTAATGGTTCCTATAACTTCCTGGCAGAGAATTTCAAGTTATCTGACCTGAATTTCAGTGGACGTTCGCAATTTACAGATAAGCTGGGGATCAACTATTACGGTACTTTAAACCCATACCTGTATGAGGATTATACCAATGAGCTTACCGGTGCCAGGGAAAGAAGAAAGATAGACAGGTACACCTGGACCCAGGGTAAATTTCCGCGCTTAACGAATTTTGGCTTCTCATTCAACTACAGCCTGAACCCTGAGGCACTGAAACGCAAAAATGAAACCGAGGACAAGCTGAAAGAGCAGGCCAACAGGGGGGGGATGACTCCTGAACAGGCAGAGGCCCTGGCCCTGGTAAGCCGTGACCCGAATGCCTTCGTTGATTTTAATATTCCATGGAACTTCGCTTTTGCTTATACTTTTAACTACCGGACAGATGAAGTTAGCCGTAATGGGACGGTTACCAATACCCTTAACTTTAATGGCGATGCCAACATCACCCCAAAATGGAAAGTTACTTTCAGCTCGGGATGGGACTTTCAACGCAAAACCATTTCCCAGACCAACTTTTCTATCTACCGTGACCTGCATTGCTGGGACATGAGTTTTACCTGGGTACCTTTTGGTTTCTATCAAAGTTATTCAGTGGATATAAAAGTAAAGGCCTCTATCCTGCAGGACCTGAAACTGAGCAAGAGAAAAGGATTTTATACCAGATTCTAA